The following proteins come from a genomic window of Vibrio vulnificus NBRC 15645 = ATCC 27562:
- a CDS encoding DUF6088 family protein, with protein sequence MTAVDRICQKIKRSRRYVFERKDFDGFASYDQIGRALRQLVQQGELMKLGYGLYTKARINSLTGKPMPTNPGGTDALVREILKMKGVDFEMDSLSQQSLSGASTQIPSSVHYSWNPKQFNRKLVVGSRVLNLPS encoded by the coding sequence ATGACAGCAGTAGACCGCATTTGTCAAAAGATAAAGCGTTCAAGACGTTATGTATTTGAACGCAAAGACTTTGACGGATTTGCAAGTTACGACCAAATAGGGCGGGCACTGAGGCAGCTTGTACAGCAAGGGGAGCTAATGAAGCTTGGCTATGGTTTGTATACCAAAGCAAGAATCAATAGCCTCACTGGTAAGCCTATGCCCACCAATCCAGGTGGTACCGATGCTCTTGTGCGTGAAATTCTTAAAATGAAAGGCGTTGATTTTGAAATGGATAGTCTATCGCAACAAAGTCTTTCAGGTGCGAGTACCCAAATTCCATCCTCTGTTCACTATTCATGGAACCCAAAACAGTTTAATCGCAAACTGGTGGTTGGTAGCCGTGTGCTGAACTTGCCAAGTTAG